The nucleotide sequence GACTGCTTCCGGCTCGACAGCGGCTATATCTACCTCCGGGGGATCCGAAACCCGGATACTGTTTCCGACCCACGCCCCTTTCTCACCGGCGGTATCTATACAAAAGGCAAATTTGCCTTTCAGTATGGCAAAATAGAAATAAGGGCAAAACTGGAATCCGCCACAGGCGCATGGCCGGCAATATGGATGCTGGCCGAACAAAACAAATACGGCGCCTATCCCAAAAACGGGGAGATCGATATCATGGAGCATCTGAATTTTGAGAATCGTATTTATCAGACCACCCATTCTTACTATACGCTCAACCTGAAGCAGACCCGCAACCCGCCCCATTCAGGAACAGCCGCTTTTGACAGGAATGGATTTAATACATTCGGCATAAAATGGTTCCCGGATAAGATCGTATTTACAGTAAACGGAAAAGAAACGTTTACCTATCCACGTATAACCGGCGCGGATCCCAGTCAGTGGCCCTATGATCAGCCTTTTTACCTGCTGATAGACCAGCAGCTCGGAGGCAGCTGGGTGGGCCAGGTTGATCCGCAGCAGTTACCCGTACAGATGATCATTGATTGGGTGAAAGTGTACCAATAAAAACTCTTACCGCAGCAATTTATTGTTATTAGCACACTACCTAAAATTAGTTGGTCAGCAATCCTCTTCTTTCCGCCGTGTTTCCTTTAAACTTGTAAATGCATTTAAACGATACCGAAGGAATAAATTGAGTAGTAAAGAGCCTGGAGTCCAAATTTGAGATATCCGAAAACGGATACTTTTTATCAATATATTGCTCCATATCACTTCTTAACACTTTCTGTTGGGTCAGATCATAAAATAACCCTACCTGAAATCCGCCTCCTAAATTGCCAAGCAGCCCTATTCCTCCGCTTAATCTGAAATTAAACTGCATGCCGCTTGGATTTACTTCCGCAAAATTGAAACCAATCGCTATTCCCCAATAGCCAGGCGCTCTGAACTTTTCTCCTGTTGCAACAGTGGAATCGCCTTCCTGAAATTTTCTGTATGAATAAAGCGGGTTCCAGGTTAGTAATAAACTGGCAACAAAAGATGGATTGTTGAGCCGTTCCCTTTTTAGCGTCGTATCATAAGGAGAAACATAATAATCATAAGTCTTTTTCATATTGAAATTTGGCCCCAGTCCGATCCCAACTCCAAAAGAATTTTCCAAAACATCTACAATTGATTTGGATTCAGCCGCTGTAACAGCACTTTTTGACGTAAGTCGCTCCAGAAGAAGGTCAAAATCATATTTGCAGTCCGAAACGGAAAACCGGTTTTTAAATGCGTCCTCGAGCTCCCTGGAAAGAGCAGGAGAATTAACTTCAGCTAACTGATTATAGGACAATGTATCAATAAAATCCACAGTTGCTGATTTAGCTTCGTCTTCAAATTTGCTGTTCTCCAGAATAGACGACTGACTGATGATTACATTTTTTTCCTTAAGTTTAGCGATCACCAGGCTATCTTTTTTTGACTGCGAAAGTTTGTCCCAACTGAGTTTCGAAGAATCAATCACTATTGTCTGACTGGAAAACCCAAATAACTTAACAGTAAATTTGCCCAACGCGTTTTTTTCTGAAGTAAGATGATAGGTTCTCCCCGAGCAAAAAAAATCTGTTTGTGACTGACTGAAAGCACTTGATGAATAAAACACAGCAGCTAAGACGAAAATTTTTTTCATATTCGTTTGTTTGGTTGTTTAGTGGACTGATAGTGGTTTGGTGGTATAAATATAAAACGAAAAGTATTATTTTCGAAATATTCTATTCTAATTATTTTCCGCCCCCTAAGATGACGACTTACAAATCAGCAGCTGCCCCGGAAGCAACCCGAGATCGCGTTTCCTATTGCCTAGCTTTTCAAAGCGCCTTCAATGCGGAATCCACCAGGTTCAGGAGTAGCAACTTTGGGCCAGCCGTTCTCTCTGTTAGAGGCATTCCTTATCGCTTGTCGTGGTTGTTTTTACCCGCTTCTGCGGAAAAATCATTAACGCATTCCTGTTAACTTTACGGTACAATAAAACAAATGGCCTCCATTGTAAAAGCAACAGAGCAGGAAGCAGCACTCATTGCCGCATTAGCAGCCCGTACCTTTATCGAATCGCATGGCAACAGTGCCCAAGCGGAAGACATCGATGCCTATATCGCAACCAGGTATCATCCGGATCTTCTGAAAAGGGAACTGGCAGACCCGGGCAACCTGTATCACCTGCTTTATTATGATAAACAGGTTGCGGGCTATTCTAAAATCATACTCAACCAGCCTTATCCTGGTAGCGACATAAAAGGGCTTACCAAACTGGAACGGCTTTACCTGCTAAGCACCTTCTATAACCAACACCTTGGACAGGTTTTATTTGATTTCAACATCCATCTTGCAAAAACAAACGGCCAGCAGGGCGTCTGGCTCTTTGTCTGGAAAGAGAACCTCCGGGCCATCCGGTTCTATAAAAAAAATGGCTTCCGCATCATCGGCAGTCACGATTTTGAAATTTCAAAAACACATTCCAATCCCAACCATCTCCTGTTACTCGAATTTTAAAGCTGCAGCTTACTGCCCCTTCGCCAGCTGTATCCCGGCCGGATTTGGCTACAACAAACGCAGATACGACTACAACTGTTCTTTGACTGTTGCAGATTTTTGCAGCATCAAAAAACAACACAATGAAAATTATCGTTACCGGTTCATTAGGACACATCAGCAAACCGCTTACCCAATCATTGGTACAAAAAGGGCATTCGGTTACCGTTATCAGCAGCAGCCCGGAAAGAAGAGATGCTATTGAAGCAGCAGGCGCCGCACCTGCCATCGGCAATATGGAAGATGTCGACTTTCTCACAGCTGCCTTTACCGGCGCAGATCTTGTATATGCTATGGAGGCGCTGAATGCCGGCAGCTTCTTTAACCAGGAGCTTGATTTTATAGCTGCCAATACCAGAATTGCTGACAATTATAAAAATGCCATTGAGCAATCGGAAGTAAAACAGGTCGTGCATTTAAGCAGCATCGGTGCGCATATGAGCAGCGGCAACGGTATTCTTTCTTTTCACCACAACTCAGAAAAGATCCTGAATGAATTACCGGCCGATGTTTCCATTAAGTTCATGCGCCCCGTGGGGTTTTATTACAACATGTTTGCCTTTATACCCGGTATAAAAAAGCAGGGCACCATTGTACAAAATTATGGCGGCGATGAAAAAGAGCCCTGGGTCTCTCCTTTGGATATTGCAGCGGTTATCGCCGAAGAGATCGAACTTCCGTTTGAAGGAAGAACGGTACGGTATATCGCCAGTGATGAAGCCTCTCCCAATGAAGTGGCCGCAATACTGGGAGCAGCAACCGGCCGGCCTGATCTGGAATGGCGGGTGATCCCCGACGAACAGTTATTGCATAACCTGGTTGTTGCCGGAATGAACCCGCAGACGGCAAAAGGTTTTGTTGAAATGAATGCCGCCCGGCGCGGCGGCGTATTGTATGAGGATTACCAACGCAATAAACCGGTATTGGGCAATGTAAAGCTGAAGGATTTTGCGACCGAGTTTGCCGCCATTTATCGTCAGCAATAATTACATTTATAGTATGAAAAAACAACCTCAACGGATCCGGACGATCACCGAGTTCCATGAATTCCGGAAGTTGCCCCGGCCGGAGCATCCGTTGATCAGTGTGGTGGATTACAGTGCCATCAGCCACAGCCCCGGTAATAATACACTGAACTGGGTCATGGATTTTTATTCCATTTCCGTCAAACGGACCACCAATGCCAAAATACGGTATGGCCAGCAGGCCTATGATTTTGACGAGGGGGTGATGTTCTTTATGGCGCCGGGCCAGGTGTTCAGCGTTACAATCGATGCAACAACAACGCCACAGCATTCGGGGTGGATGCTGCTGATCCATCCCGATTTTTTCTGGAATACTTCGCTGGCGAAAAACATCAGGCGTTATCAATACTTTGATTATTCAGTAAATGAGGCCCTGTTCCTTTCAGAAAAAGAAGAAACCGTCCTCAATAATATCATTGAAAACATCCGGCAGGAATACCATTCAACTATTGATGCTTTCAGTCAGAACATCATTATTGCCCAGATTGAAACCCTGCTGAGCTATGCAGAGCGGTTTTATCAACGCCAGTTCATCACCCGGAAGATCACCAACCACCAGGTTCTCGACCAGCTGGAAACCTTTATGGCAGCGTATTTCAGCAACGAGGAACTGATGGCAAAAGGCCTGCCCTCCGTTCAGCAGGTGGCGGCAGCACTAAACACATCCCCCGGATATCTGAGCGGGTTGCTGAAGGTACTGACAGGACAAAGCACCCAGCAATACATCCACGAAAAACTGATCGGCAAAGCGAAGGAAAAACTTTCCACCACCAGCCTGTCCGTAAGCGAGATCGCTTATGAACTGGGCTTTGAACATCCGCAATCATTCAGCAAGTTGTTCAAAGCCAAGACCCGTCTTTCGCCGCTGGAGTTCCGGAGAGCGTTTAATTAATAAACAGCTTTTATTGTCCGGTGCCCCATGTCTTATTGGGGCGGCTTCCCATTTCCAGTTCCAGCGTACCGCCCTTAAGCAGTTCACTGGCGGGAAAACGGAACGAGTTCAGGATGCGGCCATTCAGGCGGGCCCGCTGTATGTATTTATTTTCCCGGGATGCGGCCGGGGCGCTGATCACAAACTGTTTCCCACGCCCGTACCGGTTGCCCAGGTCGATAACCACCTGTTTATACAACGGACTTGTTATTTCATAGTGCGGTATTACATTACAACCGCCATCGGTCTGAAACAGTCCCAGGGCGGCCATTACAAACCAGCTGCTCATTTGTCCCTGGTCCTCATCACCCAGGTAAGCATCAGCCACACCAAACCCATAATAACGATCAAGAATGGAACGGCTCCATTGCTGTGTTTGCCAGGGTTGCCCCGCCCAGTTGAACAGGAAAGCAAAATGCATGGATTGCTGGTTGCCCTGTACTACGGGAAAATCCCAGTACTGATCGCCGGGAGCATTGTACCGCCAGGGTTCGCTGGCCTTAAACCCTTTGGTCAGCCGGTCGGTAAAACGTCCT is from Niabella beijingensis and encodes:
- a CDS encoding NAD(P)H-binding protein, encoding MKIIVTGSLGHISKPLTQSLVQKGHSVTVISSSPERRDAIEAAGAAPAIGNMEDVDFLTAAFTGADLVYAMEALNAGSFFNQELDFIAANTRIADNYKNAIEQSEVKQVVHLSSIGAHMSSGNGILSFHHNSEKILNELPADVSIKFMRPVGFYYNMFAFIPGIKKQGTIVQNYGGDEKEPWVSPLDIAAVIAEEIELPFEGRTVRYIASDEASPNEVAAILGAATGRPDLEWRVIPDEQLLHNLVVAGMNPQTAKGFVEMNAARRGGVLYEDYQRNKPVLGNVKLKDFATEFAAIYRQQ
- a CDS encoding glycoside hydrolase family 16 protein; translated protein: MKAVFLLSLLVLFAACSRPFIRSVGYIYSQKQDRQERKWMLVWRDDFNEHNLDTGKWTIIPPGKSDWNKHMSSNNDCFRLDSGYIYLRGIRNPDTVSDPRPFLTGGIYTKGKFAFQYGKIEIRAKLESATGAWPAIWMLAEQNKYGAYPKNGEIDIMEHLNFENRIYQTTHSYYTLNLKQTRNPPHSGTAAFDRNGFNTFGIKWFPDKIVFTVNGKETFTYPRITGADPSQWPYDQPFYLLIDQQLGGSWVGQVDPQQLPVQMIIDWVKVYQ
- a CDS encoding GNAT family N-acetyltransferase, whose amino-acid sequence is MASIVKATEQEAALIAALAARTFIESHGNSAQAEDIDAYIATRYHPDLLKRELADPGNLYHLLYYDKQVAGYSKIILNQPYPGSDIKGLTKLERLYLLSTFYNQHLGQVLFDFNIHLAKTNGQQGVWLFVWKENLRAIRFYKKNGFRIIGSHDFEISKTHSNPNHLLLLEF
- a CDS encoding helix-turn-helix domain-containing protein, coding for MKKQPQRIRTITEFHEFRKLPRPEHPLISVVDYSAISHSPGNNTLNWVMDFYSISVKRTTNAKIRYGQQAYDFDEGVMFFMAPGQVFSVTIDATTTPQHSGWMLLIHPDFFWNTSLAKNIRRYQYFDYSVNEALFLSEKEETVLNNIIENIRQEYHSTIDAFSQNIIIAQIETLLSYAERFYQRQFITRKITNHQVLDQLETFMAAYFSNEELMAKGLPSVQQVAAALNTSPGYLSGLLKVLTGQSTQQYIHEKLIGKAKEKLSTTSLSVSEIAYELGFEHPQSFSKLFKAKTRLSPLEFRRAFN